In Plasmodium falciparum 3D7 genome assembly, chromosome: 13, the following are encoded in one genomic region:
- a CDS encoding apicoplast calcium binding protein 1, whose translation MKLLNFPLSRYDVLITRFFLFASFLMVLFMCENFLKKSYMTSINIRNNKLCSFIHKNFENLEKYLTCDFVAYDLGMNDWKSLKKKIIKNGEGEYNDMKDPSYMEKKHFEIEKSSHKIKSRQNEMNEQKSTLMNRPRKSKYNNTNKNNKVKGNLNKKKKKKKNKKKAAQKYYTNKMGYSIGTNNNNNNNNNSNNNSNNNSNNNSNNNNNNNNNINIDSRRDKYKEVDKYYHESFNYIVDTNNPSVDEQVLKKALMVFKKLDINKNKYIDYIEFEKNVNILSRMNEINKNILTYLFDMFDIDKDKKLNYTEFMSLNSYDFNYIKLVHIIFDEDHVVDKRIVLEYLEIYITEFLETVIEEEKHKYLRQHNLIQYYTNLFYINNKKKWDINEDDKLQIVEFHNFQLSVLIEIDHLSNFIQIDYNIDGYIDPSELLYYINEDKHMFNKFKKYIKKIKNKNTNNNNNNNNNNSNNNNMDVFKFMKEELNIPEGLFLNIKYLYYSFDINNDMLLNFDEYKDQVTTFSVLDSAPDIVYAT comes from the coding sequence ATGAAACTTTTAAATTTTCCACTGTCCCGCTACGACGTTTTGATCACGCGATTTTTTCTGTTTGCGTCTTTTTTGATGGTTTTATTTATGTGCGagaattttttaaagaaatcTTACATGACAAGTATAAACATtcgaaataataaattatgttcTTTCATACATAAAAACTTTGAGAATTTGGAGAAGTACCTCACATGTGATTTTGTTGCTTACGATTTGGGTATGAACGACTGGaaaagtttaaaaaaaaaaataataaaaaacgGAGAAGGAGAGTATAACGATATGAAAGATCCATcttatatggaaaaaaaacattttgaGATAGAGAAGAGTtctcataaaataaaaagtcgTCAGAATGAAATGAATGAGCAGAAGTCGACTCTGATGAATAGACCAAGGAAAAGCAAATATaacaatacaaataaaaataataaggtgAAAGGAAATCTGaacaagaagaagaaaaaaaagaaaaataaaaaaaaagctgcacaaaaatattatactaaCAAGATGGGATATTCCATAggtacaaataataataataataataataataatagcaataataatagcaataataatagcaataataatagcaataataataacaataataataataatattaatattgatAGTAGACGTGATAAGTATAAAGAGGTAGATAAATATTACCATGAATCATTCAATTATATTGTTGATACAAATAATCCTTCTGTGGATGAACAAGTATTAAAAAAGGCTTTGAtggtatttaaaaaattagatataaataagaataaatatattgattaTATAGAATTTGAAAagaatgtaaatattttatcaagaatgaatgaaataaataagaatatcTTAACATATCTTTTTGATATGTTTGATATAGATAAAGATaagaaattaaattatacagAATTTATGTCATTAAATTCTTATGATTTTAATTACATCAAATtagtacatataatatttgatgAAGACCATGTGGTTGATAAAAGAATCGTACTTGAATATTTAGAAATTTATATAACCGAATTTTTAGAAACTGTCATAGAAGAAGagaaacataaatatttaagaCAGCACAATTTAATacaatattatacaaatcttttttatataaataataaaaaaaaatgggatATAAATGAAGATGATAAATTACAAATAGTAGAATTTCATAATTTCCAATTATCCGTATTAATAGAAATAGACCACTTATCTAATTTTATACAAATTGATTATAACATAGATGGATATATCGACCCTTCAGAATTATTGTATTACATTAATGAAGATAAACACatgtttaataaatttaaaaaatatattaaaaaaataaaaaataaaaacacaaacaataataacaacaacaataataacaacagtaataataataacatggATGTTTTTAAGTTTATGAAGGAAGAATTAAATATTCCAGAAGGattgtttttaaatataaaatatttatattattcatttgatATAAACAATGATATGTTATTAAATTTTGACGAGTACAAAGATCAAGTTACTACGTTTTCCGTCCTCGATTCGGCTCCAGACATAGTATATGCCACATGA